One genomic segment of Besnoitia besnoiti strain Bb-Ger1 chromosome VII, whole genome shotgun sequence includes these proteins:
- a CDS encoding endoplasmic reticulum retention receptor (encoded by transcript BESB_076490) has translation MAMNAFRFAGDMLHLLSIVLLLLKLRRSKNCVGISCRMQEMYLLVFCSRYVDLLYHFISVYNTAMKLFFIASTAYTIYLIRFKPPISQTYDRRADSFPYEKYLIPPCVLLSLVTAEDWSISEILWAFSIWLECVAILPQLILLQQLREVENLTGNYVAALGAYRFLYILNWVYRYFAESPPYVNYVGWIAGVIQTALYVDFFYYYALSKWYGQKLVLPVHAEV, from the coding sequence ATGGCAATGAACGCCTTCCGTTTCGCAGGTGATATGCTTCACCTGCTGTCGATTGTCTTGCTTCTTTTGAAGCTCAGGCGATCGAAGAACTGTGTAGGTATATCTTGTCGGATGCAGGAGATGTATCTCCTTGTTTTTTGCAGTCGTTACGTTGACCTTCTGTATCACTTCATATCAGTGTATAACACAGCTATGAAGCTATTCTTTATCGCATCGACAGCTTACACAATCTATCTTATCAGGTTCAAGCCACCCATCTCGCAAACATATGATAGACGTGCAGACTCTTTCCCGTATGAGAAGTACCTGATTCCTCCGTGTGTTCTTTTGTCTCTCGTTACTGCCGAGGATTGGTCAATCTCAGAGATTCTCTGGGCTTTTAGCATTTGGCTCGAGTGTGTAGCCATTCTGCCTCAGTTGATCCTacttcagcagctgcgagaaGTAGAGAATCTGACGGGTAACTACGTTGCGGCTCTCGGAGCATACAGATTTCTGTATATTCTGAACTGGGTGTACCGATATTTCGCCGAGTCGCCGCCATACGTCAACTATGTGGGCTGGATTGCCGGGGTTATTCAAACGGCGTTATATGTGGACTTTTTCTATTATTATGCACTATCCAAGTGGTATGGACAGAAGCTCGTCTTACCCGTCCACGCGGAGGTGTGA
- a CDS encoding putative EFHC1 (encoded by transcript BESB_076470): MIRPQNTWRDGSTFPKATTRDHYHREEPQTVKLPAADVLEHKVLRFFCFFKSHVDEDGTQNIRIQRCHLYYYLEDDTVQIEEPQIDNSGLRHGTLVRRNRVPKADNPSEYISASDLRVGQNITVYGKTFRIADCDKFTREWYKNAGCEQPLSEEIPQDSFLARRRIEQQHNCRVPMSYDKQYREVMLGGGFINQDMQQFMEKDRMVCRFFAIYDDSLSTTFERRSMVILFYLCDNTIEIREHLPPNSSRPHFPVFFRRRKLPKTKIGPLGPCDPLLKKEDYFQVTDFKVGSLIRMLDVDFFIYDADGFTRNYFSQEFNISLDPAIDVRIGLPVPIVEPVPRFTGHGTDSGFTTTAPYEALSQKIGGHKKTNELDGKCLRYLAHLVECLAPGQKPRLFCLEFHLGDEEVAITEINQRNVGTSGGKFLQKGSYKSEDSKRTLMPSDFRLGAEIRINGHLFRVINADNFTKNYMKTGRIACPQADLHRALGRLRDSMRERLTTLREMFRDLDQQSADASSNMAKCEKMLEEAEAMKIAVKNIQHLFYQQPRLLHKLIKEFSHLTVGKTVTDSQVCEALSSIGHAFPLKTVQRCIAYLLPEASFQEVQYMQFIQALSTTYNDLPADR; the protein is encoded by the exons ATGATCAGGCCGCAGAACACCTGGAGAGATGGAAGCACCTTTCCGAAGGCGACAACTCGCGACCACTACCATAGGGAAGAGCCCCAAACTGTCAAACTCCCAGCTGCCGACGTGCTTGAACACAAAGTACTGCGATTCTTTTGTTTCTTCAAGTCTCATGTGGACGAAGACGGAACACAAAATATCCGGATTCAAAGGTGCCACCTGTACTACTACTTGGAG GACGACACGGTACAGATCGAAGAGCCACAGATCGACAACAGCGGTCTCCGCCACGGAACTTTGGTCAGGCGTAATCGCGTGCCAAAGGCAGATAATCCGTCAGAGTACATATCTGCTTCGGACCTCCGCGTCGGACAGAACATCACTGTCTACGGTAAAACTTTTCGAATAGCGGACTGCGACAAGTTTACGAGG GAGTGGTACAAAAATGCAGGATGTGAGCAGCCTCTCTCAGAAGAAATTCCTCAGGACAGCTTTCTTGCGAGGCGTCGGATAGAGCAACAGCATAACTGCAGAGTTCCCATGAGTTACGACAAACA GTACCGTGAAGTGATGCTGGGAGGAGGCTTCATCAATCAGGACATGCAGCAATTCATGGAAAAAGACCGCATG GTCTGCAGGTTTTTCGCCATCTACGATGATTCGCTGAGCACCACGTTCGAGCGAAGGTCCATGGTAATTCTGTTTTATCTGTG CGACAATACCATTGAAATTCGCGAACACCTTCCGCCGAACAGTTCCCGTCCGCACTTCCCGGTCTTCTTCAGAAGGCGCAAGCTCCCGAAAA CGAAAATTGGCCCTTTGGGACCGTGTGATCCCTTACTCAAGAAAGAGGACTACTTTCAAGTCACGGATTTCAAG GTCGGATCGCTAATACGGATGCTCGACGTTGACTTTTTCATATACGACGCCGACGGATTTACCAGAAACTACTTCAG CCAAGAGTTCAACATATCGCTCGATCCAGCTATCGACGTGCGCATCGGCCTGCCCGTCCCCATCGTTGAACCAGTCCCACGGTTTACTGGACACGGTACCGACAGCGGCTTTACGACGACGGCACCATACGAAGCGCTGAGTCAGAAAATCGGAGGGCACAAGAAGACCAACGAACTTGATGGCAAATGCCTCCGTTACCTGGCTCACTTGGTGGAGTGTCTCGCTCCGGGTCAAAAACCACGTCTCTTTTGTCTTGAATTCCACCTGGGGGACGAGGAAGTTGCCATCACGGAGATCAACCAAAG GAACGTCGGAACCTCTGGTGGGAAGTTCCTGCAAAAGGGCAGCTACAAGAGCGAAGACAGTAAACGAACCCTCATGCCAAGTGACTTTCGTCTAGG GGCAGAAATCCGCATCAATGGGCACCTGTTCCGCGTGATTAATGCCGATAATTTTACCAAAAATTACATGAAGACAGGGAGGATCGCTTGTCCACAAGCAGATCTTCATCGTGCTCTGGGGCGTTTGAGAGACTCGATGAGAGAGAGGTTAACAACCCTTCGCGAAATGTTTCGTGACCTCGACCAG CAATCGGCAGACGCCTCCTCAAACATGGCGAAATGCGAAAAAATGctggaagaggcagaggcaaTGAAAATAGCAGTTAAGAACATTCA ACATCTCTTCTACCAACAGCCACGGCTTCTGCACAAACTGATTAAGGAATTCAGTCACCTCACCGTGGGGAAGACGGTGACGGATAGTCAAGTATGTGAGGCACTGAGTTCAATAG GCCACGCATTTCCATTGAAAACAGTTCAGAGGTGCATCGCATACCTGCTTCCTGAGGCGTCTTTCC
- a CDS encoding hypothetical protein (encoded by transcript BESB_076500), which produces MASGKTSISQPAEREVPPAHATARLLQQLISVALFRPVKEFCLYILDSIITLLVFTYHSFLFTFWLLLSLFKRKKRPLRTQQADSDSSADEDSVLSDDGGSDVDSEDGFRQDVPSVSTLPRRMSFPSSNLAAVPFPESSGCQHQMITVAMYCKELPRREALIHMCRKHVLKYFRFRAVPVVGRWSSEWREVPVDLSWHVRSSSVANNDELHSWLEEVMVKGYSPDRPRWEVHLVENRSCQSELPSSGVGRPAAGNNTDEAVNGSGSRSEGKATRLHRRASSRQSEGNNEPAIPARADESQKHLIAFRVDHSIGDGVSLVQAASKVVTDAEGVPLYTRGASAAFKEREAAKNLFRSPISYLLHKIRGGIARWRARLFGSEGLATARAERHQTLREFCRFVYALIYALKGPLPAYDAETPVSRPHAFRREFGLKWNSKSRLAKAPLVSLAFVKAIRRAAGVPLNDVFLAAFSGAIRRYCAKMGFHEFEKADSATAPLSIKALLACAFARSLQACDDPELALRNRFVLTSIELAVTQATPKERLQATHQITKWMKESKQPLVDFACQNVLGGYILPVGIRKKMAADLVNNHSFVFANVPAYPEHIYVAGVRIDEIQVAFVNLLTQVEILSYAGHVAFSMVYDPDVIKRADLLPRYFVEELLALAEAFEVPIPAGESALAHYED; this is translated from the exons ATGGCCAGTGGGAAGACGTCGATATCTCAAccggcggagagggaagTCCCTCCTGCCCATGCGACCGCGaggcttctgcagcagctgatTTCGGTTGCCCTCTTTCGTCCGGTCAAGGAATTCTGCCTGTACATTTTGGACAGCATCATTACGCTGCTGGTGTTCACTTACCACTCTTTCCTGTTCACTTTCTGGCTTCTGTTGTCTTTGTTCAAGAGGAAGAAACGGCCCTTGCGCACACAGCAAGCAGACAGTGATAGCAGCGCGGATGAAGATTCT GTCTTGAGCGATGACGGGGGCAGTGATGTAGATTCTGAGGACGGGTTTCGCCAAGATGTCCCGTCTGTTTCTACACTCCCTCGGCGCATGTCTTTCCCGAGTAGCAACTTGGCGGCAGTGCCCTTCCCGGAGTCCTCGGGATGTCAACATCAGATGATCACCGTGGCGATGTACTGTAAAGAGCTTCCGCGACGAGAGGCGCTTATTCATATGTGCCGGAAGCATGTCTTGAAGTACTTCCGTTTCAG GGCGGTGCCTGTTGTTGGGCGGTGGTCTTCTGAGTGGCGAGAAGTCCCCGTTGACCTCTCGTGGCATGTCCGCTCCTCGAGTGTTGCAAACAATGACGAGCTACACTCTTGGCTGGAGGAGGTTATGGTCAAGGGTTACTCTCCTGATCGACCTCGGTGGGAAGTACACTTGGTGGAGAATCGAAGTTGCCAAAGCGAGTTACCGAGTTCGGGCGTCGGGCGCCCAGCGGCCGGCAACAACACGGATGAAGCTGTGAACGGTTCCGGCAGCAGATCCGAAGGGAAAGCGACTCGACTTCACCGGCGAGCCAGTTCACGTCAGTCTGAAGGCAATAATGAGCCTGCGATTCCGGCCCGCGCAGATGAATCCCAGAAGCATCTGATAGCCTTTCGAGTGGATCACTCGATTGGAGACGGTGTCTCCCTTGTTCAA GCAGCGTCGAAAGTCGTCACAGATGCGGAGGGGGTGCCTCTCTACACCCGtggcgcgtccgctgcgttcaaggagagagaggcagcgaaaaATCTTTTCAGATCTCCCATCAGTTATCTCCTCCACAAG ATTCGCGGAGGCATTGCCCGCTGGAGGGCTCGCCTATTCGGCTCGGAGGGGCTGGCGACAGCCAGGGCGGAGCGTCACCAGACACTCCGAGAATTCTGTCGCTTTGTGTATGCCCTTATCTACGCGCTGAAAGGGCCGCTTCCGGCCTATGACGCCGAGACTCCAGTGTCGCGTCCACATGCGTTTCGCAGGGAGTTCGGGCTTAAGTGGAACTCAAAGAGCAGA ctggCCAAGGCACCGCTTGTCTCCCTAGCATTCGTCAAGGCGattcgccgcgctgcaggcgtgccGCTCAATGACGTCTTCCTTGCGGCCTTCTCAGGCGCAATCAGAAG GTACTGTGCCAAGATGGGATTTCACGAGTTCGAAAAGGCAGACTCAGCGACCGCCCCTCTCTCTATAAAGGCGCTCCTTGCATGCGCCTTCGCAAG gtctctgcaggcgtgcGATGATCCGGAACTGGCGCTTCGCAACAGATTCGTGCTTACATCTATTGAGCTCGCCGTGACGCAAGCGACGCCAAAGGAACGCCTACAAGCTACGCACCAG ATCACCAAGTGGATGAAAGAGTCGAAACAGCCTCTCGTTGACTTCGCGTGCCAGAACGTACTCGGTGGATATATTCTGCCGGTCGGCATCCGGAAGAAGATGGCGGCTGATCTCGTTAACAACCattccttcgtcttcgccaaTGTGCCAGCCTACCCC GAGCACATCTACGTGGCGGGCGTCCGGATCGACGAGATTCAGGTGGCTTTCGTCAATCTACTTACTCAG GTCGAGATTTTATCATATGCAGGCCATGTTGCGTTTTCCATGGTGTACGACCCAGATGTTATCAAGCGCGCGGATCTTCTGCCCCGGTATTTTGTTGAG
- a CDS encoding hypothetical protein (encoded by transcript BESB_076480), translating into MPLLIHLISVQAGGFIYRGDIRMRLWSRRTPSSAVSYRPSQVAFRVLRSTSLYAGQGCPLSASPIGRRHSLALDSVFAGKYAVWWTIRDFRRKWAWRQRHDRAPPLRTSRFPFAGMNSVQLQFWPSGNQSAKPGFVSFAVSIPECWRDFHYPINMYVAGHKRGPLCLHTSEYFKVANCFCRLQDVPLDNDQVTVGFEVAPCLDTSRR; encoded by the exons ATGCCCTTGCTGATTCATCTTATATCCGTCCAGGCTGGTGGGTTCATATATCGCGGAGATATTCGCATGCGACTGTGGTCCCGGAGAACACCGTCTTCGGCGGTTTCTTACAG GCCTTCGCAGGTAGCTTTCCGAGTGCTACGGTCAACTAGCCTATATGCTGGACAGGGTTGTCCGCTCTCGGCAAGTCCCATTGGGCGCCGGCATTCCCTGGCTTTGGACAGTGTATTTGCTGGAAAGTATGCAGTTTGGTGGACAATAAGAGATTTCAGAAGG AAGTGGGCTTGGCGTCAAAGGCATGATCGTGCACCTCCACTCCGAACCAGCCGCTTCCCGTTTGCAGGCATGAACTCAGTGCAGCTGCAGTTCTGGCCCTCAGGAAATCAGTCTGCTAAACCAGG GTTCGTTTCATTTGCTGTATCTATTCCGGAATGCTGGCGAGATTTTCACTACCCCATCAATATGTACGTGGCAGGACATAAGAGAGGGCCATTATGTCTTCATACATCAGAATACTTCAAG GTCGCTAACTGCTTCTGTCGTTTGCAAGACGTGCCGTTGGATAATGACCAGGTGACGGTTGGTTTTGAAGTCGCTCCTTGCCTCGATACCAGCCGGCGATGA